In Actinomadura citrea, a single window of DNA contains:
- the aceE gene encoding pyruvate dehydrogenase (acetyl-transferring), homodimeric type — translation MASGRQRFSIISDGLPSQLPDINPDETREWLESLDTVIKTEGRGRARYVMLRLLERARELQVGVPGLRSTDFINTIPPESEPWFPGDEHVERRIRAYIRWNAAIMVSRANRPELGVGGHIATYASAASLYEVGFNHFFRGKDHGESGDQVFIQGHAAPGIYARAFLEGRLPEDKLDGFRQEHSHPGGGLSSYPHPRLMPDFWEFPTVSMGLTAIDSVYQARFNRYLYNRKIKDTSRSHVWAFLGDGEMGEPESLGAIGLAAREELDNLTFVVNCNLQQLDGPVRGNGKIIQELESFFRGAGWNVIKVIWGRDWDPLLAQDVDGVLVNQMNTTPDGQFQTFSVESGEYIREKFFGDDPRLRKIVQHLSDDDLRKLSRGGHDYRKVYAAFKSAREHVGQPTVILAHTIKGWTLGSDFEARNATHQMKKLTKAELKEFRDRLYLDIPDSALEAPLPPYYHPGEDSEEIQYMRERRAALGGFLPKRVVRAKTLKLPGDPVYSELKKGSGKQNIATTMAFVRLLKDLIKDENIGARFVPIAPDEYRTFGMDSLFPTSKIYSPHGQTYDAVDRKLLLSYKEAESGQMLHEGISEAGSMASTIAAATAYATHGEHMIPVYIFYSMFGFQRTGDQMWALGDQMGRGFLLGATAGRTTLTGEGLQHADGHSPLLAASNPACVHYDPTWAFELAHIVKDALRRMYGSSEEHPNGEDVFYYLTVYNEPYQQPAEPEDLDVDGLLKGLYRHRAAPEVSSGNGQAPRAQILASGVGGRWALEAQRLLAEDWGVAADVWSATSWNELAREARECDDWNLLNPDAEQRVPYVSRTLDNVAGPIVAVSDYMRAVPDQIAPWVHGDYTSLGTDGFGFSDTRAAARRFFNVDAASIVLAVLTRLARHGEVKPETLAEAIQRYQLNSAVSDVFAGGVGSAESNTGGDA, via the coding sequence GTGGCTTCCGGACGTCAACGCTTTTCGATCATCAGCGACGGGCTGCCGAGCCAGCTGCCCGACATCAACCCGGACGAGACCCGGGAGTGGCTGGAGTCGCTGGACACGGTCATCAAGACCGAGGGCCGCGGCAGGGCGCGCTACGTGATGCTGCGGCTGCTGGAGAGGGCGCGAGAACTGCAGGTCGGGGTGCCCGGCCTGCGCAGCACCGACTTCATCAACACGATCCCGCCGGAATCCGAGCCCTGGTTCCCCGGCGACGAGCACGTGGAGCGGCGCATCCGCGCCTACATCCGGTGGAATGCCGCGATCATGGTGTCGCGGGCGAACCGCCCCGAACTCGGCGTCGGCGGCCACATCGCCACCTACGCCTCCGCGGCCTCGCTCTACGAGGTGGGCTTCAACCACTTCTTCCGCGGCAAGGACCACGGCGAGTCCGGCGACCAGGTGTTCATCCAGGGCCACGCGGCGCCCGGCATCTACGCGCGCGCGTTCCTCGAGGGACGGCTGCCCGAGGACAAGCTCGACGGGTTCCGTCAGGAGCACTCGCACCCCGGCGGCGGCCTGTCGTCCTACCCGCACCCGCGGCTCATGCCGGACTTCTGGGAGTTCCCCACGGTCTCCATGGGCCTGACCGCGATCGACTCGGTGTACCAGGCCCGGTTCAACCGGTACCTGTACAACCGCAAGATCAAGGACACGTCCCGCTCGCACGTGTGGGCGTTCCTCGGCGACGGCGAGATGGGCGAGCCGGAGTCGCTCGGCGCGATCGGCCTCGCCGCCCGCGAGGAGCTCGACAACCTCACCTTCGTCGTCAACTGCAACCTCCAGCAGCTCGACGGCCCGGTGCGCGGCAACGGGAAGATCATCCAGGAGCTGGAGTCGTTCTTCCGCGGCGCCGGCTGGAACGTCATCAAGGTCATCTGGGGCCGCGACTGGGACCCGCTGCTCGCGCAGGACGTCGACGGCGTCCTGGTCAACCAGATGAACACCACCCCCGACGGCCAGTTCCAGACGTTCTCCGTCGAGTCCGGCGAGTACATCCGGGAGAAGTTCTTCGGCGACGACCCCCGGCTGCGCAAGATCGTCCAGCATCTGTCGGACGACGACCTGCGCAAGCTGTCGCGCGGCGGGCACGACTACCGCAAGGTGTACGCGGCGTTCAAGTCGGCCCGCGAGCACGTCGGGCAGCCGACCGTGATCCTCGCGCACACCATCAAGGGCTGGACGCTCGGCTCGGACTTCGAGGCCCGCAACGCCACCCACCAGATGAAGAAGCTCACCAAGGCCGAGCTGAAGGAGTTCCGGGACCGCCTCTACCTGGACATCCCGGACTCGGCACTGGAGGCGCCGCTGCCGCCCTACTACCACCCGGGCGAGGACTCCGAAGAGATCCAGTACATGCGCGAGCGGCGCGCCGCCCTCGGCGGGTTCCTGCCGAAGCGGGTCGTGCGGGCCAAGACGCTCAAGCTGCCCGGCGACCCCGTCTACAGCGAGCTGAAGAAGGGGTCCGGCAAGCAGAACATCGCGACGACCATGGCGTTCGTCCGGCTGCTCAAGGACCTGATCAAGGACGAGAACATCGGCGCCCGGTTCGTCCCGATCGCCCCGGACGAGTACCGCACGTTCGGCATGGACTCGCTGTTCCCCACGTCCAAGATCTACTCGCCGCACGGGCAGACCTACGACGCCGTGGACCGCAAGCTGCTGCTGTCGTACAAGGAGGCCGAAAGCGGCCAGATGCTCCACGAGGGCATCAGCGAGGCGGGCTCGATGGCCTCCACCATCGCGGCCGCCACCGCCTACGCCACGCACGGCGAGCACATGATCCCGGTCTACATCTTCTACTCGATGTTCGGGTTCCAGCGGACCGGCGACCAGATGTGGGCGCTCGGCGACCAGATGGGCCGCGGGTTCCTGCTCGGCGCGACCGCCGGCCGCACCACGCTCACCGGTGAGGGCCTCCAGCACGCCGACGGCCACTCCCCCCTGCTCGCGGCGTCCAACCCCGCGTGCGTCCACTACGACCCGACGTGGGCCTTCGAGCTGGCCCACATCGTCAAGGACGCCCTGCGCCGCATGTACGGGTCGTCCGAGGAGCACCCGAACGGCGAGGACGTCTTCTACTACCTCACCGTCTACAACGAGCCGTACCAGCAGCCCGCCGAACCCGAGGACCTCGACGTCGACGGGCTCCTCAAGGGCCTGTACCGGCACCGGGCCGCCCCGGAGGTCTCCTCCGGGAACGGCCAGGCCCCGCGCGCGCAGATCCTCGCCTCCGGCGTCGGCGGCCGGTGGGCCCTCGAAGCACAGCGGCTGCTCGCCGAGGACTGGGGCGTCGCCGCGGACGTGTGGTCGGCCACGTCGTGGAACGAGCTGGCCCGCGAGGCCCGCGAGTGCGACGACTGGAACCTGCTGAACCCCGACGCCGAGCAGCGCGTCCCGTACGTCAGCCGGACGCTCGACAACGTCGCCGGGCCGATCGTCGCGGTGTCGGACTACATGCGCGCCGTACCCGACCAGATCGCGCCCTGGGTGCACGGGGACTACACCTCGCTCGGCACGGACGGGTTCGGATTCTCCGACACCCGCGCCGCCGCCCGCCGCTTCTTCAACGTGGACGCCGCGTCGATCGTCCTCGCGGTGCTCACCCGCCTCGCCCGCCACGGCGAGGTCAAGCCGGAGACCCTGGCGGAGGCGATCCAGCGCTACCAGCTGAACTCCGCCGTCAGCGACGTCTTCGCGGGCGGCGTCGGCAGCGCCGAGAGCAACACCGGCGGCGACGCTTGA
- a CDS encoding VOC family protein, with translation MTVPAFNTVTWFQVGTDAPEEARRFYGDMFGWKFAIDPDGDGYDLVSYPGADAPSGGVSYEPDASRNHAMFLVLVEDVGAVCDQTVKSGGKVAMPAMTNSNGLTFAYLQDPSGNTFGVFTPPSS, from the coding sequence ATGACTGTTCCCGCGTTCAACACCGTCACGTGGTTCCAGGTCGGCACCGACGCGCCGGAGGAGGCCCGCCGCTTCTACGGCGACATGTTCGGCTGGAAGTTCGCGATCGACCCGGACGGCGACGGCTACGACCTGGTCAGCTACCCGGGCGCCGACGCGCCGTCCGGCGGCGTCTCCTACGAGCCGGACGCGTCCCGCAACCACGCGATGTTCCTGGTCCTCGTGGAGGACGTCGGCGCCGTCTGCGACCAGACCGTGAAGTCCGGCGGCAAGGTGGCCATGCCCGCCATGACCAACAGCAACGGCCTCACGTTCGCCTACTTGCAGGACCCGTCGGGCAACACCTTCGGCGTCTTCACGCCTCCGTCGTCCTGA